In Neorhizobium sp. NCHU2750, a single genomic region encodes these proteins:
- a CDS encoding M20 aminoacylase family protein, with the protein MTLRFSNDMTSNVMAEVVAIRRHLHEYPELGLSEFRTSDFIAGKLAEYGYEVTRGLAKTGMVATLRNGTSARTVGIRADIDALPITEETGADYASKNAGVMHACGHDGHTAMLLGAAKILAERKNFDGTIHLIFQPAEENFGGAKIMIDEGLFDRFPCDAVFGLHNDPGMPFGKVFVKEGPIMAAVDDCRIIVNGRGGHGAEPQAAADPIVAGASIIMALQTVVSRNVHPLDQAVVTVGAFNAGIASNVIPERAEMAITIRSFDPKVRDLLEERIRAIAEGQAESYGMTATVEYSRGYEAVVNHKAETDFVRGLARKVVGPENVAEIARPMMGAEDFAYMLLERPGSYFFLGTAKTDNDPSLHHPRFDFNDDALPIGTSLWVELAEAYLALK; encoded by the coding sequence ATGACACTGCGATTTTCAAACGACATGACCTCCAATGTCATGGCCGAGGTCGTCGCCATCCGCCGGCATCTGCACGAATACCCGGAACTCGGCCTTTCGGAATTCAGGACCTCGGATTTCATTGCCGGCAAGCTTGCCGAATACGGCTACGAGGTGACCCGCGGCCTGGCGAAGACCGGCATGGTCGCCACGCTTCGCAACGGCACAAGCGCCCGCACGGTCGGCATCCGCGCCGATATCGATGCCCTGCCGATCACCGAGGAAACCGGTGCGGACTACGCCAGCAAGAACGCCGGTGTCATGCATGCCTGCGGCCATGACGGACACACCGCCATGCTGCTTGGTGCAGCCAAGATCCTTGCGGAACGGAAGAATTTCGACGGCACGATCCACCTGATCTTCCAGCCGGCGGAAGAGAATTTCGGCGGCGCCAAGATCATGATCGACGAGGGTCTGTTCGATCGCTTTCCCTGCGATGCGGTGTTCGGCCTGCACAACGATCCGGGCATGCCCTTCGGCAAGGTCTTCGTCAAGGAAGGGCCGATCATGGCCGCCGTCGACGATTGCCGCATCATCGTCAACGGTCGCGGCGGCCACGGCGCCGAGCCGCAGGCGGCAGCCGACCCGATCGTTGCCGGCGCCAGCATCATCATGGCGCTGCAGACCGTCGTCTCGCGCAATGTCCACCCGCTCGATCAGGCCGTCGTCACCGTCGGCGCCTTCAATGCCGGCATTGCCAGCAATGTCATTCCCGAACGCGCCGAGATGGCCATCACCATTCGCTCCTTCGACCCGAAGGTGCGCGATCTCCTCGAAGAGCGCATCCGCGCCATCGCCGAAGGCCAGGCCGAAAGCTACGGCATGACCGCAACGGTGGAGTACAGCCGCGGCTACGAGGCGGTGGTCAACCACAAGGCGGAAACGGATTTCGTCAGAGGTCTTGCGAGGAAAGTGGTCGGCCCCGAAAACGTCGCCGAAATCGCCCGCCCGATGATGGGGGCCGAGGATTTCGCCTATATGCTCCTGGAGCGCCCCGGCAGCTACTTTTTCCTAGGGACCGCGAAGACGGACAATGATCCATCCCTCCACCACCCGCGCTTCGACTTCAACGACGATGCATTGCCGATCGGCACGAGCCTGTGGGTGGAACTGGCCGAAGCCTATCTGGCGCTGAAATGA
- a CDS encoding threonine/serine dehydratase, whose translation MTDIAMIEAARARLDGHARVTPLLSSPFLDDIAGRRVLVKAECLQHTGSFKFRGAWSAISALSPEDRARGVIAFSSGNHAQGVALAARMHGIPSVIIMPADAPALKIANTRAYGAEVVLYDRVKESRDEIGARLSKERNLTLIKPFDEPLVIAGQGTSGLEIAEQAQALGIDKADVLVPVSGGGLLSGIALALEAKAPGFVTYPCEPENFDDMTRSLVSGKIERNASLSGSLCDAILAPQPGDITFPIVKRLAGPGLVVTEEQALHAMALAFTRLKIVVEPGGAVALAAALFHGETLGETVIAVCSGGNVDGEVFRMALEKFPD comes from the coding sequence TCCTCTCCCTTCCTCGACGACATTGCCGGGCGCAGGGTGCTGGTGAAGGCCGAATGCCTGCAGCATACGGGATCGTTCAAGTTCCGCGGTGCCTGGTCGGCGATTTCCGCGTTGTCGCCCGAGGATCGGGCGCGGGGCGTGATCGCGTTTTCCTCCGGCAACCATGCCCAGGGCGTGGCGCTTGCGGCAAGAATGCATGGAATCCCGTCCGTCATCATCATGCCGGCGGATGCCCCGGCGCTGAAGATTGCCAATACTCGCGCCTATGGCGCCGAAGTGGTGCTTTATGACCGGGTGAAGGAGAGCCGCGACGAAATCGGTGCGCGGCTTTCCAAGGAGCGGAACCTGACGCTGATCAAGCCGTTCGACGAACCGCTGGTGATTGCTGGCCAGGGCACGAGCGGGCTGGAGATCGCCGAACAGGCGCAGGCGCTCGGCATCGACAAGGCGGATGTGCTGGTGCCGGTCAGCGGCGGGGGGCTGTTGTCGGGCATTGCGCTTGCGCTGGAAGCGAAGGCGCCGGGCTTCGTCACGTATCCCTGCGAGCCGGAAAATTTCGACGACATGACCCGCTCACTCGTCTCCGGAAAGATCGAACGCAACGCATCGCTTTCGGGCTCGCTCTGCGATGCAATCCTTGCGCCGCAGCCGGGCGATATCACCTTCCCGATTGTCAAGCGGCTCGCCGGACCGGGGCTGGTGGTGACTGAGGAGCAGGCGCTGCATGCCATGGCGCTGGCCTTCACCCGCCTGAAGATCGTCGTCGAGCCGGGCGGAGCGGTGGCGCTTGCCGCCGCACTCTTCCACGGCGAAACGCTCGGCGAGACCGTGATTGCGGTCTGCTCAGGCGGCAATGTTGATGGCGAGGTCTTCCGGATGGCGCTGGAGAAATTTCCGGATTAA